In one Chitinophaga sancti genomic region, the following are encoded:
- a CDS encoding glucosaminidase domain-containing protein produces MTLNKMFSSRWFCAVLCTILLFGNSAYSQSKVRYVTKYKETAIAIMNETGIPASIILGIAMLESGMGTSKNARLLHNHFGIVGKNKLHKKKGGTYRSRYREFESDDASFRYFAKMVQKKKYYPLMKGDPKYKDWLKHMNDSGYSAAGQVWEKRVAGMISRYKLYKLDEQMAYSKK; encoded by the coding sequence ATGACATTGAACAAGATGTTCAGCAGCCGTTGGTTTTGTGCGGTGCTATGCACGATCTTACTGTTTGGCAACAGTGCGTATTCCCAAAGCAAGGTCCGTTATGTAACAAAATACAAGGAAACGGCGATTGCAATTATGAACGAGACCGGTATCCCTGCGAGTATTATTTTAGGGATTGCAATGCTGGAATCAGGTATGGGAACCAGCAAGAATGCCCGCTTGCTTCACAACCATTTTGGTATTGTGGGTAAGAATAAGCTTCATAAGAAGAAAGGGGGAACCTATCGGTCGCGGTACCGGGAGTTTGAATCAGATGATGCATCTTTCAGGTATTTCGCAAAGATGGTACAGAAGAAGAAGTATTATCCTTTAATGAAGGGTGATCCGAAATACAAAGACTGGTTAAAGCACATGAACGACAGCGGGTATTCTGCTGCCGGGCAGGTTTGGGAGAAAAGGGTAGCGGGCATGATCAGTCGGTATAAGTTGTATAAACTGGATGAGCAAATGGCTTATTCAAAGAAATAA
- the aspS gene encoding aspartate--tRNA ligase, producing the protein MYRTHTCGELRLENIGTPVTLAGWVQTVRKFGSITFVDLRDRYGITQLLFGEALNPILDAQPLGREFVIQVEGTVTERSNKNKNIPTGDVEITVDKFTILNKAQTPPFTIQDDTDGGDELRMKYRYLDLRRNIVRQNLELRYRVNRVVRNFLDSKGFMDIETPFLIKSTPEGARDFVVPSRMNPNEFYALPQSPQTFKQLLMVSGYDKYYQIVKCFRDEDLRADRQPEFTQIDCEMSFVDQEDILNNFEEMLKYIFKEIKGIEIKEAFPRMTYDYAMEFYGNDKPDIRFDMKLVNMNDTVKGNGFKVFDEAELAVAICAKGCAEYTRKQLDELTEWVKRPQIGMTGLIYARYGADGSIKSSVDKFFDESKLKGWAEKTGAQPGDLILVLAGKEERTRKAMSELRLEMGERLGLRNKDVYAPLWVVDFPLFEYDEEDKRWVAKHHPFTSPKPEQISWMNDLSKYADIKANAYDIVLNGTEVGGGSIRIFQRDLQEKMFAALGMDEEEYNHKFGFLLGAFEYGAPPHGGMAWGFDRLCALLGGSESIRDFIAFPKNNSGRDVMLDAPAAIDQKQLDELQIALK; encoded by the coding sequence ATGTACAGAACGCACACCTGTGGAGAGTTACGACTGGAGAACATAGGCACACCCGTAACCCTGGCCGGTTGGGTACAGACAGTCCGGAAATTCGGAAGCATTACTTTCGTGGATCTGCGTGACCGTTATGGTATCACGCAATTGTTGTTTGGGGAAGCCCTCAATCCAATACTGGACGCACAACCCCTGGGCCGTGAGTTCGTCATCCAGGTAGAAGGTACTGTCACTGAGCGTTCTAATAAGAATAAAAACATTCCTACCGGTGATGTTGAAATCACTGTAGATAAATTTACCATACTCAACAAGGCGCAAACTCCTCCTTTCACCATCCAGGATGATACCGATGGTGGTGATGAGCTGCGTATGAAATATCGCTACCTCGATCTGCGCAGAAATATCGTTCGTCAGAACCTTGAACTGCGTTACCGGGTTAATAGGGTTGTACGTAACTTCCTGGACAGCAAGGGTTTCATGGATATTGAAACGCCTTTCCTGATCAAGTCTACGCCAGAAGGCGCCCGCGACTTCGTGGTACCAAGCCGTATGAACCCTAATGAGTTCTATGCTTTGCCACAGTCTCCGCAAACCTTCAAGCAATTGCTGATGGTGAGTGGCTATGACAAGTATTACCAGATCGTAAAGTGCTTCAGGGATGAGGATCTTCGTGCTGACCGTCAGCCGGAATTCACCCAGATCGACTGCGAAATGAGCTTCGTAGACCAGGAGGATATCCTGAACAATTTTGAGGAGATGCTGAAATACATCTTCAAAGAGATCAAGGGTATTGAAATTAAAGAGGCATTCCCGCGTATGACCTACGATTATGCGATGGAATTCTATGGTAATGATAAGCCGGACATCCGTTTCGACATGAAACTGGTGAACATGAACGATACTGTAAAGGGTAATGGCTTCAAGGTATTTGATGAAGCTGAACTGGCAGTAGCGATCTGTGCAAAGGGCTGTGCTGAATATACCCGTAAGCAGCTGGATGAGCTGACAGAGTGGGTGAAACGTCCACAAATCGGAATGACCGGGTTGATCTATGCCCGTTATGGTGCAGATGGTTCTATCAAGAGTTCCGTGGATAAGTTCTTCGATGAAAGCAAGCTGAAAGGCTGGGCAGAGAAAACCGGTGCACAACCGGGCGACCTGATTCTGGTGCTGGCTGGCAAAGAAGAGCGTACCCGCAAGGCAATGAGCGAACTCCGCCTGGAAATGGGTGAGCGCCTGGGCCTGCGTAATAAAGATGTATATGCGCCGCTGTGGGTAGTAGACTTCCCACTGTTTGAATACGACGAGGAAGATAAGCGCTGGGTAGCCAAACACCATCCGTTTACCTCTCCAAAACCAGAACAGATCAGCTGGATGAACGATTTATCCAAATATGCTGATATCAAAGCCAATGCTTACGACATCGTACTGAACGGTACAGAAGTAGGTGGTGGTTCCATCCGTATCTTCCAGCGGGACCTGCAGGAAAAGATGTTTGCTGCGCTGGGTATGGACGAAGAAGAATATAATCACAAGTTTGGCTTCCTGCTGGGAGCCTTCGAATATGGCGCGCCTCCACACGGTGGTATGGCATGGGGCTTTGACAGGCTTTGTGCGTTACTGGGTGGTAGTGAGAGCATTCGCGACTTTATCGCCTTCCCGAAAAACAACTCCGGACGCGATGTTATGCTGGATGCCCCGGCTGCAATCGACCAGAAACAACTGGACGAGCTGCAGATAGCCTTAAAGTAA
- a CDS encoding SGNH/GDSL hydrolase family protein: MSGNNKSAYPFYIITGALVCLVALSQFDNIVSYAGFKTRSLDMLADLRPDSLRKQQQEDDTPVDSSMIPQVPAEDSSETAADVAADSTLATALADVPDPDKHLDFTGYKGIISYNLPQTADTAAAGLQHFLDALAQLKQGKRKKVRIAYFGDSMIEGDLLTEDLRDSLQRRFGGSGVGFVPITSVVAGFRTTITHTFSKDWKDYSYKQQPPSNIRLGISGHTFVPSGGSYVRYTPVHKKRLDKFEHVTLFYGPAGNANITINDKAYTLKEQNTVNRFVWSQDPAQNNVTIKWAGGGTTPFYGVSFEGDSGVYVDNFSFRGISGIELGKLSKTLVQEMQNEHPYDLVILQYGANILFKPKLTDYSWYARPMKKVIDSLRRDMPGTSFLVISTADKSYKNGGDWVTAPGVMALLKDQHELAKQHGTAYWNLYAAMGGEGTMAKWVEGDPVLAQKDHTHFNRQGAAKVAALLYKAMMDEFKQLEIQ; encoded by the coding sequence ATGTCTGGCAATAACAAATCTGCCTATCCTTTTTATATCATTACGGGGGCTTTAGTGTGTCTGGTGGCTTTATCCCAGTTCGATAACATTGTATCTTACGCAGGATTCAAAACCCGCTCGCTGGATATGCTGGCGGATCTGCGACCTGATTCTTTGCGCAAACAGCAGCAGGAGGACGATACCCCGGTAGACAGTTCCATGATTCCCCAGGTGCCGGCAGAAGATTCTTCGGAAACTGCCGCAGACGTAGCTGCCGATTCTACACTGGCTACAGCACTGGCAGATGTGCCGGACCCTGACAAACATCTCGATTTTACTGGTTATAAAGGCATTATCAGTTACAACCTGCCCCAAACTGCCGATACGGCAGCTGCCGGGCTCCAGCATTTCCTGGATGCACTGGCACAGTTGAAGCAGGGTAAGCGCAAGAAAGTACGTATCGCCTATTTTGGTGACTCTATGATTGAGGGTGACCTGCTGACTGAAGACCTGCGCGACAGCCTGCAAAGGAGATTCGGGGGCAGTGGTGTAGGTTTTGTACCTATCACTTCGGTAGTAGCAGGGTTCAGAACTACGATCACGCATACTTTTTCCAAAGACTGGAAAGATTACAGTTATAAGCAACAACCACCTTCCAATATCAGGCTGGGTATTTCCGGGCACACATTTGTACCCAGTGGAGGTAGTTATGTGCGGTATACCCCGGTACATAAGAAGCGCCTGGACAAATTTGAGCATGTTACCCTCTTCTATGGTCCTGCAGGCAATGCAAATATCACGATCAACGATAAGGCATATACCCTGAAGGAGCAGAATACGGTGAACCGTTTCGTATGGTCACAGGATCCTGCACAGAATAATGTAACGATCAAGTGGGCAGGTGGCGGTACGACGCCTTTTTATGGCGTGTCTTTTGAGGGCGATAGTGGTGTGTATGTGGACAACTTCTCATTCCGTGGTATCAGTGGTATTGAGTTAGGGAAGTTATCAAAGACACTGGTACAGGAGATGCAGAATGAACATCCTTATGACCTTGTGATTCTCCAGTACGGTGCTAATATATTGTTCAAACCAAAATTGACTGACTACAGCTGGTATGCGAGACCAATGAAGAAGGTGATCGATTCTTTGAGAAGAGATATGCCTGGTACTTCATTTTTGGTGATCAGCACGGCTGATAAATCATATAAAAATGGTGGTGACTGGGTGACAGCGCCGGGTGTAATGGCCTTACTCAAAGATCAGCATGAGCTGGCTAAGCAGCATGGTACTGCTTACTGGAACTTGTATGCTGCGATGGGGGGCGAAGGTACCATGGCAAAGTGGGTAGAGGGTGATCCGGTGTTAGCCCAGAAAGACCATACGCATTTTAACAGACAGGGAGCAGCCAAAGTAGCGGCGCTGCTGTATAAAGCTATGATGGATGAATTTAAGCAGTTGGAAATTCAATAA